GTTTAACCAAAGTTAATTTGAAAATCTGATCGAACCCCAAGTCGTATGTCCCGGCGATGCCCCTTCGTGCACTTTTTGGTAGCCAGCGACTTTGCTCTGCTCTTCGGTTAATGGAATGAGCAGATTTCCAGTTGAAAAAAGATATATCTTTTGCTAGTTTCCATCTTCCTTTTATCCATGGAGTGAGATTAAGATAATCATAGTTAGGTGTCGACCCAAAGGATCGCCATTTGAGTTTGATCCAATGGCTCGAAAAAATGGTCGCGGATTTCAAAAAAGGCACCACGTGAGTGTGACGATAAATTCTAGTCTTAGGACGCAACACTGTGTGGCTCTTCGCCTTCCTCCCAACTCCTTGACGCTTGccttcctctctctctatctctctctcctctctctctctctccccatcCCATGACCTCCTCCGTTGGCAAATTTATGAATGTCCTCAGATCCATTGCTGCGTCGAGATAAGGTGTTCTTCTAATGTTGTTGGGAGACTCATTAACCGTCTAGCACCCTGTGCAATCTCGCCCCCGCAGGTCATTGGTGTCGACCTTTGCCTCATCCATCGCCTCGCCATTCGCCCCCTCATCTTCTTGCTAGCACACCCCGGACGAGGCGCTAAGTCAAGACGATGATACAAGCTTCATTGTTTTTTTTTTTCGTGAAGAAAACAGCTTACATGTCTATCTTTCTTTTTGAGGCAAACTTATATGTCCATAAATAAGATTTTTTTTTATGAGAATCTAGCACACATCAACGCTGGGCTGGgctattttttttttaaaaaaagaccaGAAGGGGATGTTGGTGGAACCTCGTACTTGCTCAGAGTGAGATAGGTCGACTGCACAGTCCCCACCTGGTGGGTGAGATCCGGGCGTCGATGGGGGCGAGCTCggggcctcgccggagttcgggccaggAGCCAGATGGCACGGGCGACGGAGCGGACCGAATCAGCGCCCTCCCCGACGAcgtgctcctcctcgtcctcgcccgcctcccttgcgccgccgccgccgcccgcaccggAGTCCTCTCCCGCCGGTGGCGCGGCCTCTGGGCCCGCCTCCGCCAGATCGTCCTCCGCGACGTGCCCTTCCCCTCGATCGAGGCGGCGCTCGGCCGcgtccctcctccgccgcccgcggtTTCCCTCCTCAAGATCCGCGTCCCCCAGAGGCAGCGGCGCAGCTGGGGCTTTCCCAATCCCAACCCCAAGAAGCACCGGGTAGACAGCGCCGGCGTCAACTCTCTGCTCCGCGCCGCCGCGCGGCTCGAGCCGGAGAGTCTCGAATTCCGCCTCCCCGCCGGCTTAATCGGCCGTTCCCGCCTCGCCGTCGACCTGCCTCGCTTCGACGGCGCCACGTCCATCGCGCTGGActtcgcctcccccttctccctccGCGTGCCGGCCGGCGCCGAGTTCCCCGCACTCGAGGCGCTGTCCCTGACGTACTGCATCACCGACCTCGACGccttgctctcctgctgcccgcgcCTGCGCACGCTCCGCCTCTGCAGGGCTTTGTTTCCCAACCATAAGTGCGACGTCAGGGTCAGCTCCCCGTCGCTGCAGGAGCTCGTTGTGTGCCGCGAGCTCAGCCTGACACAGCGTGTCGTCATCGTCGCGCCCGTGCTTAAGCAATTGAGCATGTCATTTAGCACGATGGAGCTGATCGGCACCTCTGTCTTGGCACCATTGGTGGAAAAGGTTTCGTGGCACTGCTATTACTTGGGGCCGTATGTTGTGTTTGGTCTTTGGGGCATCAACAAGGTGCGGCTGCGGCTGCAGACAGCAGACACACAAGAACAGATATCCTCGCTGCAAATTCATGCCTGGGCGGTGCGCCCCTCTACTGCTCAATCTGCTGCAAGCTCTGAGTAAATTAATTTTGTGAATGATATACATCTTTGCAAATTGTTTTTTCAGGACACGTCTCTTTTGCACGCCGAGGCGGGCAACTTCACGCAGGAGATAGAGAAACATATGGTTGCCGCCTTCTCTGTTTTAGAGCTGCATCTCACAGCAAAGGGGCATGCTTTTGGAGCGTTTGTGTTTCATTTCCTTGGGATGGATCGGATTCGTACTGCTACGCGGAGGCTTAAGGTCGTCCTAGAGAGATCAGCGGTAATTCTTTGCTCTTATTATATACCCTAATAATACATTGTGTGGGTATTCAACATTTTTGGGTTTTAGATGAAAGGAGGATGCCTGCCACTTTGTCCTTGTGAGTTTCCGAACTGGAAGTCCCAAATTATCTGCTTGGCTGCTCTCGAAGAAGTGGAGTTCAATGGCTTCGAAGGAAAGGATCATGAGTTTGATTTACTGAAATTGATAATCGGATGTGCACCGATGCTAAAAAGAATGATTGTGAAGCTGTCACAAGAGACCTCGGCAAGTAATGATGGATGCGCAAAGATACACAACATCTTCAAGGCATGTTCTTCTGTGGAATGTGATGTTTATGACAGCTCTGGTGAGTATATGTTTGGCATGCATTATTAGCATCCTTCTAGATAAAACAGAGATAGTTATAATCATTGTGTAAGATTCGTTGAAAATGTGGCGTTGACATGCCAATTATAGAGTTTGGTTGGGCGTGTCCTATTTATTAGCTAATTAAACATACTATATTTTGGTCGAATTTCTGTGATCACACCCTCATGTTTTAGTAGAAATAGAAATTGAATGGTGGATTGGTTGATGAGGAAAATTCAATATTTTTACTCAGGCTTCCTTATACCTAAATTTTTCTTTTGCATTTCACAATCTTCTTTATTGATCTTGCCCTACTGTTTTTTTGTTTGTATTTGGTTTTCTTGGCGATGAAGTTGTCCCATCTGAATTCGTTGGCCTTGGGGGTTTGGTACAAACTCTCTTGGGCAAGTACTTTGCTATTTCTTTCTGTTGTCAGCATGTATTCCTTTTTATTTGCAATAACTTACATTATATGTTTTGCATCAGTATTCAGTAGCAAAAGGACAGTTTCTAGATTACCTGAAGTTAGTTGTCTCATCTGAATTTTTCATTGACCTTTGGGTTTCTTTCTGCTTTCAGCATATTGTGTTATATTTGACAACAGTCCTATACATATAACTCCACATTTCCTTGTCGCGGCACTGATCGGGGCTTGTTTCAATTTGTCTCCTCCGCAGGGCTAATGTTTGGTTGCTTCAACTGATCATCTGGCGTGCTCTTTTGCCAGTGTACTGTACTAGCCATATACAGGGTGTTCAGATAAATCTTGTATGGTTTCTGTGTCGTTCGACTATTGAAGTTAATGCACTCTACCAGTGACGTCAGTCAAGCTGATTATCATGTTAAGCCTATGGTTTCAACTCCTATTTTGCGTTGTTTCATTGCGACGACGCACTGCATGTTTTCAGCGGGAGTAAAATGATCTGCAGTGAATGTTCTTCCCATCACAGCTCTTTCTGCTTATAGGTGTGATAGATGAACCAAACGGCTCTAAGATATATAGCTCAGTATCTTAAACTGAGAATTATCCCTTCTTTTCCAACTACTGCACCTTATATGATGGACTGAAGATGCATCTTTGTGTCACTTCTGTTTTAGCAGAATATGTGTCATCTTGTGTAGATGCAACAGGAGCATTGCGTCGATGGCTGGGTATGAGATATGCAAGGCGGAAGTTGATTACTGGCGACGCTTGTTGCCCGTGTGCGATATATGGCGAGGGGTATCCGGGCTGCCGTTGATTCAGAACTCTTTGAAGCTCTGATTGCTGATACAACGCCGACGGCAAAGGCGTGGTTATTCGGCTTGAGTGAGAAACTACAGCAAACGATGAGTTTGTAACACCGTTGGGCAGTCTGGTACAACGACTACTCCGCTGAACGCCATCAGGCCTTGTAAAATTTTGTGCCTCTTTTTTGTGAAGTGAGACATGTAAGGCTTTCGGATCCTCAGAATCCTTTGTGCATGCCCATGAACATCATCAGGCAATGAAGCTCAAACGTTattccaaaataaataaataaaactgcGGTAGATGATGCCTCTTCACATGGTAATTCAttactccctccgccccataatataagatgttatacAACCAATATATGAGTACGTTGGTTGTAATAGCATCTTTGGATGAAGGGAGTAGCATTAGCATCTTAGGACGAAGGGAGTAGCATTATGCCAGTTCGGTGCTTATGTTACTCCTTTCATCCATGAATAAGTGTACGTTTGGCATTCAAAATTTCTCCACAAAAAAAATGTACTTCTATCTCCGAATGCACTTCAAAGTAAATAAAAATGATTCTCTCTTATCACACGATAATCAAGACCAATAACACTGAACACATGGTCTCCTCACATTCTACATGCCCTTAGGTCATTAGGGGCGGGGTAATTAAAAAGGAGAGAAATGATGACCTTGCATCTTTCCAATGCATTTGTTTTGAAGTGAATGGAAACTTCTATCGATTGATCGTTGCAGATACAATATACTCCCTGCTAATAaaaccatttggtaaattgctcatatttccaacatgtatGGATTTCTTTGCCAAGCAGCGTCGCTGCGTGGGGACCAATGGAAATGTAGCATGAATCACATCTCACGTCGGGATAAGCTGGTCGGAAGTGGGAGCGAAGCCGGCCACGTACGTACGAACCTAGGAAGGATCCCCCGCGCCCCGCCCGTCCATATCTCTATCGACTCATCAGAATGCGTATAGATGGAGTGTTGTATATGCCGTGGCAAAAAGTTAGCACAAAgttaagtcatctattttgaaacagagGAAGTAGCAGCAGAATCGATCGTGCCGTGCGTGGGAACAAAGGGAAATGTAACATGAATCATACTCCCACTTCTCCATCACGAAATCTCACGGCGTAATGTTTCACTCGACGCAACAGTGTCGCGGTAACTGAAGCCGCAGCGAATCTGCCCCAGGACATGCAAGCATTGGGCGGTTAAAAAGGAAAAACACTGATCTTATGCTTATCTTAACTTGGCTGCTACGTGGCCATGGCCACAAAGGTGGTGGGGAGTGGAATCCGTGGAGAGTGGAGACAGCCATGGCCAAAGGAATATTCTGCTTAACCAGTGCTAACATTAAGTGCCAGTGCCATTTCCAGATAAGCATCCCATCCCTCGCACAAGGAAGGTGTCATGTTCAGTGAGCACAGGGCCGACAATTCTTACGTGTTTCTATTTTTAATAGTTTTCTATATTGTAAGCATTTTCTAATAAAAGTATGAATTTTGATTTTCGAAAAAAGTATGAATATTTTTAGAAAAACTTAATTGATAAATAATAACAGTAAATTAGAAAAGCCAATAAATAAGTAACAAGAAAAAAAATCGGTTCAGGAACTTGAACCATTAAGCATCCAGCGATGACGAAGGAGGTCTCGCCTCAATGGCTCCTTTCCCGTCGCTGCTATTGTGCCGGCCCAAGTAACATCTTGTAGGTTAGTTCGAAAAATATTATAaatacatatattccaaaacatagatttatttaaaaatatgtaaaaaaataGCACATTATCAAAAATATGTTGATAGCGATAGAAAAATGTTTACGAAATTTTAAAAATTCAGGGTATTCAAAAAATATCGGGTACATTTTTTTAATATTCTTTATACAATTTTAAAAATTTCCTATAATTTTTAAAAAGTCGGATACCATTAAAAATGAATGTTACATTTAAAATAATGTTTGCACATTATGTTCGTGGTATATAATATACAAATTGTTCACATAGTTTTAAAAGATATTCCACATCATTTAAAAAATTATTTTAACGTATATTTGTAAAACACGGATGGAAAAAAACTTCAAAACATTAATTTAAAAAATTATATATTGCAAATATGCtcaatgtgtataaaaaatgtttgaGATGTACACGGAAAATGTACAACCTGTGTTGAAAACCTTATGtaatgaaaataaaaagaaaacaaagataagtaaaaagaagaagaagaaaacccgATTGAAAAACACATTGAAATGAAAGAAGAATAAAAAACAAAACGGAAGGTTTTAAAACCGGTCTGAAATGGCTATAGAACAATCCTAGAACCATTTAGAAGATCTACAGTGTCGGAGTGACACATTTGTCGATAGCTAAAGACAATGGTGAAGGATATCTCACAATAGGCGAGAAATAACCCTGGCAACAAGGGTGGGCTGGAGGACCGGGAGCTCCTTATAGTATAAAGCACAAGGTTACAATATGGGCCAACACAATATGCTTTGTAATTTACCTGGGAAAAATATTTAGTTAAGTAACTTTATTCTATGGGCCAGCCGAATATACTTAGTATTTTTTTCTTGAAAATTTTCTTTAATAAGAGAGTATTATTCTGAAAAAATTACATACAAATATATTCCAGAAAATAAAGAATGGCAGTGTGTTCCAAAAATGGTTATCTCCGGTTTAAAAAGTTCATTTATTGAAAAAATATTTATGTGTTTAAAGAAAATAATCACGTATTTAACAAAAACCTTATGTTCACCAGAAAACTGTTCaggttctcaaaaaaaaaaacttcagAATTCAGAAAAATGTCCGTGCACAACTAGATTAGTATCC
This portion of the Triticum dicoccoides isolate Atlit2015 ecotype Zavitan chromosome 7A, WEW_v2.0, whole genome shotgun sequence genome encodes:
- the LOC119332406 gene encoding uncharacterized protein LOC119332406, which produces MGASSGPRRSSGQEPDGTGDGADRISALPDDVLLLVLARLPCAAAAARTGVLSRRWRGLWARLRQIVLRDVPFPSIEAALGRVPPPPPAVSLLKIRVPQRQRRSWGFPNPNPKKHRVDSAGVNSLLRAAARLEPESLEFRLPAGLIGRSRLAVDLPRFDGATSIALDFASPFSLRVPAGAEFPALEALSLTYCITDLDALLSCCPRLRTLRLCRALFPNHKCDVRVSSPSLQELVVCRELSLTQRVVIVAPVLKQLSMSFSTMELIGTSVLAPLVEKVSWHCYYLGPYVVFGLWGINKVRLRLQTADTQEQISSLQIHAWADTSLLHAEAGNFTQEIEKHMVAAFSVLELHLTAKGHAFGAFVFHFLGMDRIRTATRRLKVVLERSAMKGGCLPLCPCEFPNWKSQIICLAALEEVEFNGFEGKDHEFDLLKLIIGCAPMLKRMIVKLSQETSASNDGCAKIHNIFKACSSVECDVYDSSGLMFGCFN